The Neobacillus sp. OS1-2 genome includes a window with the following:
- a CDS encoding glycerate kinase: MKIVIAPDSFKESLSALEVADAIEKGFKRQIPDADFVKIPMADGGEGTVQALVDATGGEIIYKKVTGPLGEPVDAFFGVLGNKTTAVIEMAAASGLHLVPVEKRNPLITSTRGTGELIAAALDLGVTHIIIGIGGSATNDGGAGMAKALGVRFLDLAGHEIGEGGESLGDVASINLANVDPRLQNIKMDVACDVDNPLTGVRGASAIFGPQKGATPEMVEQLDLNLAHFAAIIEQDLGKKINDVSGAGAAGGLGGGLLAFLPAELKRGVEIVIEATGLSHLVQDADLVITGEGKIDGQTIFGKTPIGVAKTAKRYGVPVVALAGNMADDSTVVHDYGIDAVFSIVPGVVLLEDAFKNAAVYVERTAANIAAVWKMQR; this comes from the coding sequence ATGAAAATTGTTATTGCACCTGATTCATTTAAGGAGAGTTTGTCTGCCCTTGAAGTCGCTGATGCTATTGAAAAAGGCTTTAAGCGTCAAATCCCTGATGCGGATTTTGTGAAAATTCCGATGGCTGATGGCGGCGAAGGGACGGTTCAGGCCCTGGTGGATGCCACGGGTGGGGAAATTATTTATAAAAAGGTAACGGGTCCTCTTGGTGAACCTGTAGATGCCTTTTTCGGAGTTCTTGGTAATAAGACAACTGCTGTCATTGAAATGGCTGCCGCTTCAGGCCTGCATCTTGTCCCTGTGGAAAAACGAAACCCATTGATTACCTCGACACGTGGGACAGGGGAATTAATTGCTGCAGCTCTTGATTTAGGCGTTACTCACATTATTATTGGAATCGGTGGAAGCGCAACAAATGATGGCGGAGCGGGGATGGCGAAAGCCCTTGGGGTTCGTTTCCTCGATCTTGCTGGGCATGAAATTGGGGAAGGTGGCGAGTCACTTGGTGATGTAGCTTCTATCAATCTTGCTAATGTGGATCCCCGCTTACAGAATATAAAAATGGACGTGGCCTGTGATGTCGATAACCCGCTAACAGGTGTAAGAGGGGCTTCCGCTATTTTTGGACCGCAAAAAGGGGCAACACCGGAAATGGTCGAGCAATTGGACCTAAATCTTGCCCATTTTGCTGCTATTATTGAACAAGACCTTGGGAAAAAGATAAACGATGTATCTGGTGCCGGTGCTGCCGGCGGTCTTGGTGGCGGTTTACTTGCATTTTTACCTGCAGAGCTAAAGCGTGGCGTTGAAATTGTCATTGAGGCAACAGGACTTTCCCACCTAGTGCAGGATGCTGATTTGGTGATTACCGGGGAAGGTAAAATTGATGGCCAAACGATCTTTGGAAAAACACCGATTGGGGTAGCCAAAACAGCAAAAAGGTATGGTGTTCCTGTTGTGGCACTTGCGGGAAATATGGCTGATGACTCCACTGTTGTCCACGACTATGGAATCGATGCCGTTTTTAGTATCGTACCGGGAGTTGTTTTACTAGAAGATGCCTTTAAGAATGCTGCGGTATATGTAGAACGGACTGCTGCTAATATTGCTGCGGTTTGGAAGATGCAACGATAA
- a CDS encoding proline iminopeptidase-family hydrolase, which yields MHNNEGYIEVTGGKVWYQVFDEMGGGTPVIILHGGPGSSSFSLQGLKALAKDRPVILYDQLGCGKSDRPTDTSLWHLNRFVEELAQIRHALKLSELHILGHSWGTTLAAAYCLTKPSGVKSVIFSSPCLSAPLWEQDQKRNLKKLPLEIQETITRCEENGTTDSKEFEAAIEVFGKHFVNRMEKQPEWLEQRPSGYRNAEIYTIMWGPSEFTVLGNLKEFDCTSKLKDLTCPVLYTCGRFDEATPETTQYYSDVTRDSKFHVFENSAHMPYIEEPEEYITIIGNFLQSIDLQGK from the coding sequence ATGCACAATAATGAAGGTTATATAGAAGTAACAGGTGGAAAGGTTTGGTATCAAGTTTTCGATGAAATGGGTGGGGGCACGCCAGTCATTATTCTCCATGGCGGGCCGGGATCATCCTCTTTTTCGCTTCAAGGGTTAAAAGCTCTTGCGAAAGATCGTCCCGTGATTTTATATGATCAATTAGGTTGTGGAAAATCCGACAGACCAACGGATACCTCTCTTTGGCATCTCAACCGTTTTGTAGAGGAATTAGCGCAAATAAGACACGCGCTGAAGCTTAGTGAATTACATATCCTAGGTCATTCCTGGGGGACAACACTTGCTGCTGCTTATTGCTTAACAAAGCCAAGCGGTGTGAAAAGTGTAATTTTCTCAAGCCCCTGTCTTAGCGCCCCATTATGGGAACAGGATCAAAAGCGAAATCTAAAAAAACTTCCACTTGAAATACAGGAAACCATTACACGCTGTGAAGAAAATGGAACGACCGATTCGAAAGAATTTGAAGCGGCGATTGAGGTATTTGGAAAACATTTTGTAAACAGAATGGAGAAGCAACCGGAATGGCTAGAACAAAGACCTTCAGGGTACCGGAATGCTGAAATCTATACTATCATGTGGGGGCCATCGGAATTTACCGTTCTTGGAAATTTGAAGGAGTTTGACTGTACATCGAAATTAAAGGACCTTACCTGCCCGGTTCTATATACGTGTGGGCGATTTGACGAAGCAACACCAGAAACAACACAATACTACAGTGACGTGACCCGGGATTCGAAATTCCATGTATTCGAAAACAGCGCACACATGCCGTATATTGAGGAGCCAGAAGAATATATAACAATAATCGGGAATTTTCTTCAATCCATTGATCTCCAGGGAAAATAA
- a CDS encoding MDR family MFS transporter produces the protein MGKNRYVFWGLVITTLISALDANIMQTASPTIVKQLGGMELFAWIFVVYMLASTVTVPLYGKLSDMYGRKKLLMISVGLFTFGSILCGIANSMEMLIVYRGIQGLGAGGMVPLSMIIVGDLFTIEKRGKIQAVFSTIWAISSIVGPVLGSFFVETLTWRWIFFINIPIGIATVLCLLPYKEKTVFKKTHIDYKGFFLFGFSITLLLLATNVSHGIWYILIGIIGLIVFLLVERKETEPFLPVSLFKNRGILMTNLFMLFYCLSFFGTSNFIPLFLQEGRDMSIYKSGLILLSIALGWMFGSTPAGNWILRFGYKILFIIGSFITTISGLALYLFIQDISYMGLFLILTIQGVSFGLLFAVGTIASQEFAEPHIKGMSTSLQIFLRNIGTSIGVTIMGLLINQAVTISVGMKNVFLYALCLSLITVVLSFLIPAKTGELSKSHS, from the coding sequence ATGGGGAAAAATAGATATGTATTTTGGGGGCTTGTGATTACAACCCTTATTTCGGCGTTAGATGCCAATATAATGCAGACAGCAAGTCCAACGATTGTCAAACAACTCGGCGGCATGGAATTGTTTGCTTGGATCTTTGTCGTTTATATGTTAGCGAGTACTGTTACTGTACCACTTTACGGTAAACTATCAGATATGTATGGCCGGAAAAAGCTGTTAATGATCTCGGTTGGTCTGTTTACGTTTGGCTCGATCCTGTGTGGAATCGCGAATTCCATGGAGATGCTGATTGTGTATAGAGGGATTCAAGGGCTTGGCGCCGGCGGAATGGTTCCACTCTCTATGATAATCGTTGGAGATTTATTTACAATTGAAAAGCGTGGCAAGATCCAGGCGGTATTTAGTACAATTTGGGCTATTTCCTCCATTGTAGGGCCCGTTTTGGGTTCCTTCTTCGTTGAGACCTTGACATGGAGATGGATTTTCTTTATCAATATCCCTATTGGTATTGCCACAGTGCTGTGTCTACTTCCTTATAAAGAAAAAACAGTATTTAAAAAGACTCATATCGATTATAAAGGGTTCTTCCTTTTTGGATTTTCGATTACCCTTTTATTATTGGCTACCAATGTGAGTCATGGTATTTGGTACATCCTAATTGGAATCATCGGATTGATTGTATTCCTATTAGTTGAAAGGAAAGAAACAGAACCGTTTCTCCCTGTGTCATTGTTTAAAAATAGAGGAATCCTCATGACGAATTTGTTCATGTTGTTTTATTGTTTATCGTTTTTCGGTACTTCGAATTTCATTCCCTTGTTTTTACAAGAAGGTCGAGACATGAGTATTTATAAAAGTGGCCTGATTCTATTAAGTATTGCGCTCGGCTGGATGTTTGGTAGTACACCGGCAGGGAATTGGATCCTCCGCTTTGGTTACAAAATATTATTTATTATCGGCAGTTTTATTACGACCATTTCGGGATTAGCGCTTTATTTATTCATTCAGGATATTTCTTACATGGGATTGTTTTTGATTTTAACAATCCAAGGTGTTTCCTTCGGTTTGCTGTTTGCGGTAGGCACGATTGCTTCTCAAGAATTTGCCGAACCCCATATCAAGGGGATGTCTACATCACTGCAGATCTTTTTAAGAAATATTGGAACGTCAATTGGTGTAACCATCATGGGTTTGCTTATTAATCAGGCAGTAACCATTTCCGTTGGTATGAAAAACGTATTCCTTTATGCCTTGTGTTTGAGTTTGATCACGGTTGTGTTGAGTTTTCTCATACCTGCTAAGACCGGTGAATTAAGTAAAAGCCATTCATAG
- a CDS encoding gamma carbonic anhydrase family protein produces MKIPYKGKSPAIHDSVFVAPGAYLVGDVRIGKESTVWFNAVLRADDGPIIIGERCSIQDNSTIHLYEGFPVVIEDDVTIGHNVILHGCKVGKKSIIGMGSTLLDNVEVDEECIIGANTLLAGGIKIPPRSLVLGSPGKVVRELSEKDLQMLQMSSEHYVQKGKEFREILN; encoded by the coding sequence ATGAAGATTCCTTACAAGGGGAAATCCCCCGCCATTCATGATTCAGTTTTTGTTGCACCAGGTGCATATCTGGTTGGCGATGTCCGGATTGGCAAAGAATCAACCGTATGGTTTAATGCCGTATTACGTGCAGATGACGGTCCGATTATCATCGGTGAACGATGCAGTATCCAAGATAACTCGACCATTCATCTATACGAAGGATTTCCAGTGGTAATTGAAGATGATGTAACCATTGGCCATAATGTTATTTTGCACGGGTGCAAAGTAGGAAAGAAATCCATCATTGGCATGGGGTCCACGCTTCTTGACAATGTGGAGGTTGATGAGGAATGCATTATTGGTGCGAATACGCTACTTGCAGGTGGAATTAAGATACCCCCTCGCTCCCTTGTACTTGGTTCACCAGGAAAAGTGGTCCGCGAGCTTTCAGAGAAAGATTTACAGATGCTGCAAATGTCTAGTGAGCACTACGTCCAAAAAGGGAAAGAATTTAGAGAGATTCTTAACTAG
- the ilvA gene encoding threonine ammonia-lyase IlvA, with protein MSQQVEKKTFSVEDIILASHNIKDEISPTPLQYNHLLSERYDCHVYLKREDLQSVRSFKIRGAYNRIKKLNEDELQNGIICASAGNHAQGVAYSCHLLNIHGKIYMPSTTPKQKVNQVKFWGKDSVEIVLTGDTFDDAYEKAMECSQAESRTFIHPFDDFDVIAGQGTVAVELLNDCPEKIDYLFAAIGGGGLLAGVGTYLRHYSPTTQLIGVEPQGAPGMKESVLKGEVTSLKEIDPFVDGAAVKTVGSKTFEICKEIVDDIIVVPEGKVCTTLLSLYNENAIVVEPTGALSVAALDTYSNEIKGKTVVCIVSGGNNDIGRMQEIKERSKLYEGLQHYFIVQFPQRPGALREFLFDVLGPNDDISHFEYTKKNNRETGPALVGIELKDKDDYLPLIDRIKAKGFIYREVNNDSTLFQMLV; from the coding sequence ATGAGTCAACAAGTCGAAAAGAAAACGTTTAGTGTCGAAGATATCATCCTTGCCAGCCATAATATTAAGGATGAAATTTCCCCAACCCCGCTGCAGTACAATCATCTGCTGTCAGAACGATATGATTGTCATGTATATTTAAAAAGAGAGGATTTGCAAAGTGTCCGTTCGTTTAAGATTCGCGGGGCCTATAACCGTATCAAAAAGCTTAATGAGGATGAACTTCAAAACGGTATTATCTGTGCAAGTGCTGGCAATCACGCTCAAGGAGTGGCCTATTCTTGTCACCTTTTAAACATTCATGGCAAAATCTATATGCCAAGTACAACACCAAAGCAAAAAGTGAACCAAGTAAAATTTTGGGGTAAAGACAGTGTTGAAATTGTGTTAACTGGAGATACCTTCGATGATGCATATGAAAAAGCCATGGAGTGTAGCCAGGCTGAAAGTCGTACCTTTATTCATCCCTTTGATGATTTCGATGTGATTGCCGGTCAAGGAACAGTGGCAGTCGAATTGCTCAACGATTGTCCTGAAAAAATTGATTATCTCTTTGCCGCAATCGGCGGCGGTGGCTTGCTAGCGGGGGTGGGAACTTACTTAAGACACTATTCCCCAACCACACAATTAATCGGTGTCGAACCTCAAGGGGCACCAGGAATGAAGGAATCAGTACTCAAAGGGGAAGTTACCTCCCTTAAAGAAATTGACCCATTCGTAGATGGCGCAGCAGTTAAAACAGTTGGATCCAAAACGTTTGAAATTTGCAAAGAAATCGTCGATGACATTATTGTGGTTCCGGAAGGTAAGGTTTGTACCACGCTTTTATCCTTGTATAACGAAAATGCCATTGTTGTGGAACCAACTGGAGCCCTTTCCGTTGCTGCCTTAGATACATATTCAAATGAAATTAAAGGGAAAACAGTTGTTTGTATCGTCAGCGGCGGCAACAATGATATCGGGCGGATGCAGGAAATTAAAGAGCGCTCCAAACTTTATGAAGGCCTGCAGCATTATTTTATTGTCCAATTTCCGCAGCGCCCAGGAGCATTACGCGAATTTCTCTTTGATGTACTTGGACCAAATGATGATATTAGCCACTTTGAATATACGAAAAAAAATAATCGAGAGACAGGTCCAGCATTGGTTGGTATCGAATTAAAAGATAAAGATGACTATCTACCATTAATAGACCGGATTAAGGCAAAGGGATTTATTTATCGGGAAGTAAATAACGATAGCACGTTGTTTCAAATGCTTGTGTAA